One Nicotiana sylvestris chromosome 12, ASM39365v2, whole genome shotgun sequence genomic window carries:
- the LOC104231422 gene encoding non-specific lipid transfer protein GPI-anchored 1, which produces MKSAYKFIGLAMLMVFSCGLANGDDDKSLSQKCGVEFQKVAACLTYATGKAPAPSKECCDAAEDIKDEDPVCLCYIIEQIHKGSSPELKSMGIQEDKLLQLPSACKLTNASISNCPKLLNIPSTSPDYAIFTNASTASKTPVATPAGASSSSSPDTTKDSSNGFKNGPQLSIFGTLVAAAGVAVILSVIPRGATSVLM; this is translated from the exons ATGAAAAGTGCATATAAATTTATCGGTTTAGCGATGTTAATGGTATTTTCATGTGGGTTGGCTAATGGAGATGATGACAAAAGCCTTAGTCAAAAGTGTGGGGTAGAATTTCAAAAGGTAGCGGCGTGTTTAACTTACGCGACGGGGAAAGCACCGGCGCCATCGAAGGAGTGCTGCGATGCGGCAGAGGATATAAAAGATGAGGACCCGGTTTGTCTTTGTTACATAATAGAACAGATACATAAAGGATCAAGTCCAGAGTTGAAGAGCATGGGCATTCAAGAAGACAAATTGCTTCAGCTTCCTTCTGCTTGCAAGCTCACTAATGCCAGCATCTCTAACTGCCCTA AGTTACTCAACATTCCTTCAACTTCTCCTGATTATGCCATCTTCACCAATGCATCTACTGCGTCCAAAACCCCAGTGGCCACACCTGCTGGGGCTTCTTCATCATCGTCGCCCGACACTACAAAGGATTCCTCCAACGGATTCAAGAACGGACCCCAGCTTTCAATCTTTGGAACACTAGTGGCTGCTGCAGGTGTAGCAGTCATTTTAAGTGTAATTCCTAGGGGAGCTACTAGTGTTTTGATGTAA